The proteins below come from a single Cupriavidus pauculus genomic window:
- a CDS encoding ornithine cyclodeaminase family protein gives MEEKQIHLTYLNGPDVAKLALTDAEILAAVESALAAQGRRETVIEPRVHLVPESSDKGHFNVLRGYIRPLHVAGVKVVSDYVDNYKQGLPSEMAILNLFDPDNGVPLAMIDATAITDMRTGAVTALGARHLARKNSKVLAHIGARGTSYWNVRLLDSIFDFDEIRVHSRRPESRDAFAARLTRDLGKPVIVTTDWESCVRGADIVVEASRLPAPTPMLLTEWIKPGALVIPYGTMSAVELSLTDIMSKMVVDDWGQCRKGLPFGALRQHVDSGRLNEENLHAELGQIVAGMKPGRERDDETILFWHRGLSTTDIALGHAMLTKARALGIGQSLRFA, from the coding sequence GTGGAAGAGAAGCAGATTCACCTGACCTACCTCAACGGTCCGGACGTGGCAAAGCTGGCCCTGACCGATGCCGAGATCCTCGCCGCCGTGGAATCCGCGCTGGCCGCGCAGGGCCGCCGCGAGACCGTCATCGAGCCTCGCGTGCACCTTGTGCCCGAGTCGTCCGACAAGGGCCACTTCAACGTGCTGCGCGGCTATATCCGCCCGCTGCACGTGGCCGGCGTGAAGGTGGTGTCGGACTATGTGGACAACTACAAGCAGGGGCTGCCGTCGGAGATGGCCATCCTCAACCTGTTCGATCCCGACAACGGCGTGCCGCTCGCGATGATCGACGCCACGGCGATTACCGATATGCGCACCGGCGCGGTGACCGCGCTCGGCGCCCGCCATCTGGCGCGCAAGAACAGCAAGGTGCTTGCGCATATCGGCGCGCGCGGTACGTCCTACTGGAACGTCCGGCTGCTCGACTCGATCTTCGATTTCGACGAGATTCGCGTGCACTCGCGCCGCCCGGAGAGCCGGGACGCGTTCGCGGCGCGGCTCACGCGCGACCTCGGCAAGCCGGTGATCGTGACCACGGACTGGGAATCGTGCGTGCGCGGCGCCGATATCGTCGTGGAGGCCTCGCGCCTGCCCGCGCCGACGCCGATGCTGCTGACCGAATGGATCAAGCCCGGTGCGCTCGTCATTCCGTACGGCACCATGAGCGCGGTGGAACTGTCGCTGACGGACATCATGAGCAAGATGGTCGTCGATGACTGGGGTCAGTGCCGCAAGGGCCTGCCGTTCGGCGCGCTGCGCCAGCATGTGGACAGCGGACGCCTCAACGAGGAGAACCTGCATGCGGAACTCGGTCAGATCGTCGCCGGCATGAAGCCCGGCCGCGAGCGCGACGACGAGACGATCCTGTTCTGGCATCGCGGCCTGTCGACGACCGATATCGCGCTGGGCCATGCGATGCTGACCAAGGCGCGCGCGCTCGGCATCGGCCAGTCGCTGCGCTTCGCCTGA
- a CDS encoding phosphate/phosphite/phosphonate ABC transporter substrate-binding protein has product MASGIASFRMYNATPAVAAAWQALFVQVFEDLRWPVEVIPHAWPAPLTDLWQRRDLVCGFMCGLPFVRGAAPVVPLVAPVLRGHARYRSEFLVRAESGWHTLDDTFGHRFGWMAEHSQSGYQAARRALAPFARERGPLFGASIGPLDTPARTLDALRQRQIDVTALDGFYLDLLRRHDPAALAGIQTVGATPWTPNPLLVAAESLPAEDRRLLVDKLVSLGAPGENPRYRALLDDVCIDRFVEPDLPAYDVLLTPIDGYPEIR; this is encoded by the coding sequence ATGGCCAGCGGCATTGCATCGTTCCGTATGTACAACGCCACGCCCGCGGTCGCGGCCGCGTGGCAGGCGCTGTTCGTGCAGGTATTCGAGGACCTGCGCTGGCCCGTGGAGGTCATTCCGCATGCATGGCCCGCGCCGCTGACCGATCTCTGGCAGCGGCGGGACCTCGTGTGCGGATTCATGTGCGGGTTGCCGTTCGTGCGGGGGGCGGCGCCCGTGGTGCCGCTCGTCGCACCCGTGCTGCGCGGGCACGCGCGTTATCGCTCGGAATTTCTCGTGCGCGCGGAATCGGGCTGGCACACGCTTGACGATACGTTCGGCCATCGGTTCGGCTGGATGGCCGAGCACTCGCAGTCGGGCTACCAGGCAGCCCGGCGCGCGCTGGCCCCCTTCGCGCGCGAGCGGGGACCGCTGTTCGGTGCCTCGATCGGCCCGCTCGACACGCCGGCACGCACGCTCGATGCGCTGCGCCAGCGGCAGATCGACGTGACCGCGCTGGACGGCTTCTACCTCGACCTGCTGCGCCGCCATGACCCGGCGGCGCTGGCGGGCATCCAGACCGTCGGCGCCACGCCATGGACGCCGAACCCGCTGCTGGTGGCCGCGGAAAGCCTGCCGGCGGAAGACCGGCGGTTGCTCGTCGACAAGCTGGTTTCGCTCGGCGCGCCCGGCGAGAATCCCCGGTATCGCGCCTTGCTCGACGATGTCTGCATCGATCGCTTCGTGGAACCCGATCTGCCAGCCTACGACGTGCTGCTGACGCCGATCGACGGCTATCCGGAGATCCGGTAG
- a CDS encoding citryl-CoA lyase, with amino-acid sequence MTTEHDKPAMDAGQQASQDWWRTEIIDMRPGEIRYRGYPIEQLIGRVSFAQMIWLMLRGELPARREGELLDAALMAAVDHGPQAPSIAIARMAATCGVGLNNAMASAVNVLGDVHGGAGEQAVELYQDIARRIDDGAPQEDAVAAALQHYRDLHGKFVSGFGHRFHPLDPRAPRLLELVDAAAADGVVSGRYAKIARAVEAALGAGRSKPIPMNIDGATAVIYAELGFPAPLARGLFCLSRSVGILSHAWEQTQQGGRNKGPIPRQFLWTYDGKPQRDVEV; translated from the coding sequence ATGACGACAGAACACGACAAGCCGGCCATGGACGCCGGCCAGCAGGCATCGCAGGACTGGTGGCGCACCGAGATCATCGACATGCGTCCCGGCGAGATCCGCTATCGCGGCTATCCCATCGAGCAACTGATCGGACGCGTGTCGTTCGCGCAGATGATCTGGCTGATGCTGCGCGGCGAACTGCCCGCGCGCCGCGAGGGCGAACTGCTGGACGCCGCGCTGATGGCGGCCGTCGATCATGGCCCGCAGGCCCCGAGCATCGCCATCGCGCGCATGGCGGCGACCTGCGGCGTGGGCCTCAACAATGCGATGGCTTCGGCGGTGAACGTGCTCGGCGACGTGCACGGCGGTGCGGGCGAGCAGGCGGTGGAGCTGTACCAGGACATCGCGCGGCGCATCGACGATGGCGCACCGCAGGAGGACGCGGTTGCGGCAGCGCTGCAGCACTATCGCGATCTGCACGGCAAGTTCGTGTCGGGCTTCGGCCATCGTTTCCACCCGCTCGACCCGCGCGCGCCGCGCCTGCTCGAACTCGTGGATGCGGCCGCGGCCGATGGCGTGGTGTCCGGGCGTTACGCGAAGATCGCGCGCGCGGTGGAAGCCGCGCTCGGTGCCGGACGCAGCAAGCCCATTCCGATGAATATCGATGGCGCCACCGCGGTGATCTATGCCGAGCTCGGCTTTCCGGCGCCGCTCGCGCGCGGACTGTTCTGCCTGTCGCGTTCGGTCGGCATCCTGTCCCATGCGTGGGAGCAAACCCAGCAGGGCGGCCGCAACAAGGGACCGATTCCGCGCCAGTTTCTGTGGACGTACGACGGCAAGCCGCAGCGCGACGTGGAAGTCTGA
- a CDS encoding CaiB/BaiF CoA transferase family protein: MQKPLRNIRVLDLTNVLAGPFCCHQLAHMGAEVIKVETPGTGDLARQLGADAELNKRLMGVSFLAQNPGKRSITVNFKHAQGKEVFRKLVRSADVVVENFRPGVMTRLGLGYEALRKENPRLIYCAISGFGQDGPLSDLPAYDQIIQGMSGVMSITGDADTAPYRVGYPVSDTIGGITAAFSIAASLADHERTEGYFLDVSMLEATLATMGWVVSNHLIAGKNPSPMGNENMTASPSGTFHTGNGLLNIAANKQEQFEAVCRVIGRPDLAADPRFAERQARLTNRGALKQALEAELAARSATEWWQLLNDAGVPAGPVMDVPDTLAHPQVRDRGMIGHFADVPGVGRDIRLVRTGFKVNHEAPSVDTPPPQLGEHTDEILAQLGYDATDIASLKEARAV, encoded by the coding sequence ATGCAGAAGCCGCTACGCAATATCCGCGTGCTGGACCTGACCAACGTGCTGGCCGGGCCGTTCTGCTGCCACCAGCTCGCGCACATGGGTGCGGAGGTCATCAAGGTGGAAACGCCGGGCACGGGCGACCTCGCGCGCCAGCTCGGCGCCGATGCCGAACTGAACAAGCGCCTGATGGGCGTGTCGTTCCTCGCGCAGAACCCGGGCAAGCGTTCGATCACGGTCAACTTCAAGCACGCCCAGGGCAAGGAAGTCTTCCGCAAGCTCGTACGCAGCGCGGACGTCGTGGTCGAGAATTTCCGGCCGGGCGTGATGACGCGCCTCGGGCTCGGCTACGAGGCACTGCGCAAGGAGAATCCGCGCCTGATCTATTGCGCGATCTCGGGCTTCGGCCAGGACGGTCCGCTGTCCGATCTGCCCGCGTACGACCAGATCATCCAGGGCATGTCCGGCGTAATGAGCATCACCGGCGATGCGGACACCGCGCCCTATCGCGTGGGATATCCGGTGTCGGACACCATCGGCGGCATCACGGCCGCGTTCTCGATCGCCGCGTCGCTGGCCGATCATGAACGCACCGAGGGCTACTTCCTCGACGTATCGATGCTCGAGGCCACGCTCGCAACGATGGGCTGGGTCGTGTCGAACCATCTGATCGCGGGCAAGAACCCGTCGCCGATGGGCAACGAGAACATGACCGCGAGCCCGTCGGGCACGTTCCATACGGGCAATGGCCTGCTCAATATCGCGGCCAACAAGCAGGAGCAGTTCGAGGCCGTGTGCCGCGTGATCGGACGCCCGGACCTCGCCGCCGATCCGCGTTTCGCCGAGCGTCAGGCGCGCCTGACCAATCGTGGCGCGCTCAAGCAGGCGCTCGAGGCCGAACTGGCGGCCAGGTCCGCCACCGAATGGTGGCAGTTGCTCAACGACGCGGGCGTGCCCGCGGGACCCGTGATGGACGTGCCCGACACGCTCGCCCATCCGCAGGTGCGCGATCGCGGCATGATCGGGCACTTTGCCGACGTGCCCGGCGTGGGCCGCGACATCCGGCTCGTGCGCACGGGATTCAAGGTCAACCACGAGGCGCCGTCGGTCGACACGCCCCCGCCGCAGCTGGGCGAGCATACGGACGAGATTCTCGCGCAGCTCGGCTACGACGCCACGGACATCGCATCGCTCAAGGAGGCACGCGCGGTATGA
- a CDS encoding Bug family tripartite tricarboxylate transporter substrate binding protein: MHSAPRRAAMRRLTAIAATLAVPSLLTPIASAIAAGYPTQPIRLVVPFPPAGGTDVLSRLVFDKVGPAAHWTVVVENRAGAGGNIGLDAVAKAKPDGYTIGMGQTANLAINPTLYPKLPFDPIKDFTPVVLVSAQPVVLIVKQDAPYKTLAEFVTAAKAKQTSMASAGTGTVGHLTGEMFQRRAGFKALHVPYKGASPALTDLMGGQTDFYFATPPIALPMLKAGRLRALAVTSPKRLALLPNVPTVAEQGYAGFAAEDWKALVAPAGTPADVVARLNDEVNKALKQPDTIARMREEGSEPRGGTAQELAAFIKSENTRWGAIVRESGARVE, translated from the coding sequence ATGCATTCCGCCCCGCGCCGCGCCGCCATGCGCCGGCTCACCGCCATCGCCGCCACCCTTGCCGTTCCGAGCCTGCTGACCCCGATCGCCTCGGCCATCGCCGCGGGCTATCCGACGCAGCCGATCCGGCTGGTCGTGCCGTTCCCGCCCGCGGGCGGCACCGACGTGCTGTCGCGCCTGGTGTTCGACAAGGTCGGCCCGGCCGCGCACTGGACCGTGGTGGTGGAGAACCGCGCGGGCGCGGGCGGCAATATCGGTCTGGATGCCGTGGCCAAGGCCAAGCCGGATGGCTACACGATCGGCATGGGCCAGACCGCGAACCTCGCGATCAACCCCACGCTGTATCCCAAGCTGCCGTTCGACCCGATCAAGGACTTCACGCCCGTGGTGCTCGTGTCCGCGCAGCCCGTCGTGCTGATCGTGAAACAGGACGCCCCGTACAAGACGCTGGCCGAATTCGTGACCGCGGCCAAGGCGAAGCAGACGTCGATGGCATCGGCCGGCACCGGCACGGTCGGCCATCTGACTGGCGAGATGTTCCAGCGCCGCGCGGGCTTCAAGGCGCTCCACGTCCCGTACAAGGGCGCCTCCCCCGCGCTGACCGACCTCATGGGCGGCCAGACCGATTTCTACTTCGCCACGCCGCCCATCGCGCTGCCGATGCTCAAGGCCGGCCGCCTGCGCGCGCTGGCGGTGACCTCGCCCAAGCGCCTGGCGCTGCTGCCGAACGTGCCGACCGTGGCCGAGCAGGGCTATGCCGGCTTTGCCGCGGAAGACTGGAAGGCGCTGGTCGCGCCGGCCGGTACGCCCGCCGACGTGGTGGCGCGCCTCAACGACGAAGTCAACAAGGCGCTCAAGCAGCCGGACACCATCGCGCGCATGCGCGAGGAAGGCAGCGAGCCGCGCGGCGGCACCGCGCAGGAGCTGGCCGCATTCATCAAGAGCGAGAACACCCGCTGGGGCGCCATCGTGCGCGAATCCGGCGCTCGCGTGGAGTAA
- a CDS encoding Hsp70 family protein → MSHACGLDFGTSNSTMGWLRPGHPVLLPLEDGKSTLPSVIFFHAEDPLVAYGRAALSDYLAGYEGRLMRSLKSLLGTSMMDDSTEVMGRAMPFRDLLAHFIGELKRRGEAAAGTTFTQAVLGRPVYFIDEDPVADKLAEDTLADIARKAGFKDIAFQYEPIAAAFDYEAGISHEELVLVADIGGGTSDFSLVRLSPERAKRLDRHEDILANGGVHIGGTDFDRALSLASAMPLLGLGSTLRNGKEMPSSQYFDLASWHTINLVYTRKAWSVVMDNYRDAADTEKLDRLIRLIKERAGHWLAIQVEAAKIALSDTEEASVDLGRIAPDLVLSITRDDFDQSIHKLVTKTETSVRNMLADAGVGGDKVDTILFTGGSSSVPMLRERLSHLLPHARRVEGDLFGGIGSGLARDATRKFGG, encoded by the coding sequence ATGTCTCACGCCTGCGGCCTCGACTTCGGCACCTCCAACTCCACGATGGGCTGGTTGCGCCCCGGTCATCCGGTATTGCTGCCGCTCGAGGACGGCAAGTCCACGCTGCCTTCGGTGATCTTCTTTCACGCCGAGGATCCTCTCGTCGCCTACGGCCGCGCGGCACTGTCGGACTATCTCGCCGGGTACGAAGGGCGGCTCATGCGCTCGCTCAAGAGCCTGCTCGGCACATCGATGATGGACGACAGCACCGAGGTCATGGGCCGCGCGATGCCGTTCCGCGACCTGCTCGCGCACTTCATCGGCGAACTCAAGCGCCGTGGCGAGGCCGCCGCGGGCACGACGTTCACCCAGGCCGTGCTGGGCCGGCCCGTGTACTTCATCGACGAGGATCCCGTCGCGGACAAGCTGGCCGAGGACACGCTCGCGGACATCGCGCGCAAGGCGGGTTTCAAGGACATCGCGTTCCAGTACGAGCCGATTGCCGCCGCATTCGACTACGAGGCGGGCATCTCGCATGAAGAACTCGTGCTGGTCGCCGATATCGGGGGCGGTACGTCCGACTTCTCGCTCGTGCGGCTGTCGCCGGAGCGCGCGAAACGGCTCGACCGCCATGAGGACATCCTCGCCAACGGCGGCGTGCATATCGGCGGAACCGACTTCGACCGCGCGCTGAGCCTGGCCAGTGCCATGCCGCTGCTCGGGCTCGGCAGCACGCTGCGCAATGGCAAGGAAATGCCGTCGAGCCAGTACTTCGACCTCGCGAGCTGGCACACGATCAATCTGGTCTACACGCGCAAGGCGTGGTCGGTGGTGATGGACAACTATCGCGACGCGGCCGATACCGAGAAGCTCGACCGCCTGATCCGGCTGATCAAGGAGCGCGCGGGCCACTGGCTGGCGATCCAGGTGGAGGCGGCAAAGATCGCGCTGTCGGACACCGAGGAGGCGAGTGTGGATCTGGGCCGCATCGCGCCGGACCTCGTGCTGTCGATCACGCGCGACGACTTCGACCAGTCGATCCACAAGCTCGTGACGAAGACGGAGACCTCCGTGCGCAATATGCTGGCCGACGCCGGCGTGGGCGGCGACAAGGTGGACACCATCCTGTTCACGGGCGGCTCCAGCAGCGTGCCGATGCTGCGCGAGCGGCTGTCGCATCTGCTGCCGCATGCGCGGCGCGTGGAGGGAGATCTGTTCGGTGGCATCGGCTCGGGTCTGGCCCGCGATGCCACGCGGAAGTTCGGCGGTTGA
- a CDS encoding phosphorylase — translation MTDATVLAVSGMTFESRIAEGPGVTTLHGFRDRRLEEKLAELLARRPGTHRGVISIGVAGGLAPRLQPGAVIVAASVQDGDTLLPCDAAWHDALRAALPHSVSGPIAGMDAAVTTVADKAALHRTRGALAVDMESHIAARAARDCGLPFAALRIVIDPAERPVPPLAVAGMAADGSTDIGAILLGLLRAPWELGGLMRLGRDAAAAKAALARARAMAGTALGAAPQPGQR, via the coding sequence ATGACGGACGCCACGGTGCTCGCGGTGAGCGGGATGACGTTCGAGTCCCGCATCGCCGAGGGGCCCGGTGTCACGACGCTGCATGGATTTCGCGACCGTCGGCTCGAGGAAAAGCTGGCCGAATTGCTGGCACGGCGACCGGGCACCCATCGCGGCGTGATCAGCATCGGCGTGGCGGGCGGGCTCGCACCACGGTTGCAGCCCGGCGCCGTGATCGTCGCCGCATCGGTACAGGATGGGGACACATTGCTCCCCTGCGACGCCGCATGGCATGACGCGCTGCGCGCCGCGCTGCCACACTCGGTGTCGGGGCCGATCGCGGGCATGGATGCCGCGGTGACCACGGTGGCCGACAAGGCCGCGCTGCATCGCACGCGCGGCGCACTGGCCGTGGATATGGAATCGCATATCGCCGCGCGCGCGGCACGCGATTGCGGGCTGCCGTTCGCGGCGCTGCGCATCGTGATCGATCCAGCCGAACGTCCGGTGCCGCCGCTGGCCGTGGCCGGTATGGCAGCCGATGGCAGCACCGATATCGGGGCCATCCTGCTGGGCCTGCTCAGGGCGCCGTGGGAGCTTGGCGGGCTGATGCGGCTGGGCCGCGACGCGGCGGCCGCGAAAGCAGCGCTGGCGCGTGCCCGCGCCATGGCGGGCACGGCACTGGGCGCGGCCCCGCAACCGGGCCAGCGCTAG
- the shc gene encoding squalene--hopene cyclase, with the protein MNQAALSPRPITESPPRPDVSVRAALPDPLDAGIASAVDALLDQQQADGHWVYQLEADATIPAEYVLMVHYLGETPNLELERRIGRYLRRIQNADGGWPLFHEGAADVSASVKAYFALKMIGEDPQAEHMVRARKAIHAMGGAEASNVFTRTMLALFGVMPWRAVPMMPVEIMLLPEWFPFHLSKVSYWARTVIVPLLVLNSLRPRARNPRKIGIDELFLKPARTLGLPGKAPHQSRFWHSVFTALDVVVRAAEPLFPRSARQRAIERARAFTVERLNGEDGLGAIFPAMANSVMMFDVLGVPADDPNRAIARKSIDKLLVIDEDADEAYCQPCLSPVWDTSLAAHALLEAREPRAIAAAARGLDWLVPLQELDLIGDWAVRRPNVRPGGWAFQYRNAHYPDVDDTAVVGLAMHRADKEEGTHRYDEAVARAREWMVGMQSSNGGWGAFEPENTHLYLNNIPFADHGALLDPPTADVSARCLALLCQIGEMPATSEPSARALRYLLDEQEANGSWYGRWGTNYIYGTWSALCALNAAGMGADAPEVQRAASWLIGIQNDDGGWGEDGDSYKLEYKGHEHAQSVASQTAWALLGLMAAGKGHHPAVARGVDYLLRTQASHGLWDEARFTAVGFPRVFYLRYHGYARFFPLWAIARFRNLQREGNGALTWGM; encoded by the coding sequence ATGAATCAGGCTGCATTGTCACCCCGCCCCATTACCGAGTCGCCGCCGCGCCCGGACGTCTCCGTCCGCGCCGCGCTGCCGGATCCGCTCGACGCCGGCATTGCCAGCGCCGTAGACGCGCTGCTGGACCAGCAACAGGCCGACGGTCACTGGGTCTACCAGCTGGAAGCCGACGCGACGATCCCGGCCGAGTATGTGCTGATGGTGCATTACCTCGGCGAGACGCCGAACCTCGAACTCGAGCGCCGCATCGGCCGATACCTGCGCCGCATCCAGAATGCCGATGGCGGCTGGCCGCTGTTCCATGAAGGCGCCGCGGACGTGAGTGCCTCCGTCAAGGCGTACTTCGCGCTCAAGATGATCGGCGAGGACCCGCAGGCCGAGCATATGGTGCGGGCGCGCAAGGCCATCCATGCGATGGGCGGCGCCGAGGCCAGCAACGTCTTCACGCGCACGATGCTCGCGCTGTTCGGCGTCATGCCGTGGCGCGCGGTGCCGATGATGCCGGTGGAGATCATGCTGCTGCCGGAGTGGTTTCCGTTCCATCTGTCGAAGGTTTCGTACTGGGCGCGCACGGTGATCGTGCCGCTGCTGGTGCTGAACAGCCTGCGCCCCCGCGCGCGCAACCCGCGCAAGATCGGCATCGACGAACTGTTCCTCAAGCCCGCGCGCACGCTGGGCCTGCCGGGCAAGGCGCCGCATCAGAGCCGTTTCTGGCACAGCGTGTTCACCGCGCTGGACGTCGTGGTGCGCGCGGCCGAACCGCTGTTCCCTCGCAGCGCACGCCAGCGCGCGATCGAACGCGCGCGCGCATTCACCGTGGAACGCCTGAATGGCGAGGACGGCCTGGGCGCGATCTTCCCGGCCATGGCCAACTCGGTGATGATGTTCGACGTGCTCGGTGTGCCGGCCGACGATCCGAACCGCGCGATCGCGCGCAAGTCGATCGACAAGCTGCTCGTCATCGACGAGGACGCCGACGAAGCCTACTGCCAGCCGTGCCTGTCGCCGGTATGGGATACCTCGCTCGCGGCCCACGCGCTGCTGGAAGCGCGCGAACCGCGCGCGATCGCGGCCGCCGCGCGCGGCCTCGACTGGCTCGTCCCCCTGCAGGAGCTCGACCTGATCGGTGACTGGGCCGTGCGCCGGCCCAATGTGCGTCCGGGTGGCTGGGCGTTCCAGTACCGCAACGCGCATTACCCCGACGTGGACGATACCGCGGTGGTCGGCCTGGCGATGCATCGCGCCGACAAGGAAGAAGGCACGCACCGTTACGACGAGGCGGTGGCGCGCGCGCGCGAATGGATGGTCGGCATGCAGAGCAGCAACGGTGGCTGGGGCGCGTTCGAGCCCGAGAACACCCATCTGTATCTGAACAACATTCCGTTCGCGGACCATGGCGCGTTGCTCGACCCGCCCACGGCCGACGTCTCGGCACGCTGTCTGGCGCTGCTGTGCCAGATCGGCGAGATGCCCGCCACGAGCGAACCTTCGGCGCGCGCGCTGCGCTATCTGCTCGACGAGCAGGAAGCCAACGGCAGCTGGTACGGCCGCTGGGGCACCAACTATATCTATGGCACGTGGAGCGCGCTGTGCGCGCTGAACGCGGCAGGCATGGGCGCGGATGCGCCCGAGGTCCAGCGCGCGGCCAGCTGGCTCATCGGCATCCAGAACGATGACGGCGGCTGGGGCGAGGACGGCGACAGCTACAAGCTCGAATACAAGGGCCACGAGCACGCGCAGAGCGTCGCGTCGCAAACGGCCTGGGCACTGCTCGGCCTGATGGCCGCGGGCAAGGGCCATCATCCAGCCGTGGCGCGCGGCGTCGATTATCTGCTGCGTACGCAGGCCTCGCACGGCCTGTGGGACGAGGCACGCTTCACGGCGGTCGGCTTCCCCCGCGTGTTCTATCTGCGCTATCACGGCTACGCACGTTTCTTCCCGCTGTGGGCGATCGCGCGTTTCCGCAACCTGCAGCGCGAAGGCAACGGTGCCCTCACCTGGGGCATGTGA